A window of the Sporosarcina sp. FSL K6-2383 genome harbors these coding sequences:
- a CDS encoding Na+/H+ antiporter subunit D yields MNNMIVLPMIIPILTGVFLIFLRPYVKIQRVLSILSILVTIGVSIYILNRIQTDGILRLDFGGWLPPYGILFVADSFAMLLVVTTAIITGILLFYAFSSVSKSFESMFFYPFVFFLIAGVNGSFLTGDLFNLFVCFEVMLLSSYVLITLGGRKVQLVESIKYVSINVLSSWFFLVAIAYLYGTVGTLNMAHLSVRVAEVGQGPLLTVISIIFLIVFSLKAGLLLYFWLPGSYSAPPTVIAALFGALLTKVGIYAMFRVFTLIFYHEPGITHTLIGVMAAVTLIGGSIGAIAHNDVRQIVSYNVVIAVGFILVGLAISTEVAIQGSIYYLIHDMIIKALLFLIAGTMIYLTGTARIEQMSGLIRNYPILGWLFFITMLSLAGIPPLSGFIGKVYIGQGAIEAGSFVLLAIAFISSIFVLYSLLRIFMNCFWGETIINEDDDVPLKKGILIPCVVLGILTIALGLGAEGIAVYVSDAAHTLMNPEIYIEAVLQD; encoded by the coding sequence ATGAATAATATGATTGTTTTGCCAATGATTATCCCGATTTTAACAGGGGTTTTTCTGATTTTTCTCAGACCATACGTGAAGATTCAACGCGTTTTGAGTATCCTGTCTATCCTTGTGACCATAGGGGTTAGTATTTATATTTTGAATCGTATTCAGACGGATGGTATTTTACGCCTTGATTTCGGTGGCTGGTTACCGCCTTACGGTATTTTGTTTGTGGCAGATTCGTTCGCCATGCTACTCGTTGTTACGACTGCGATTATAACGGGTATATTATTGTTTTATGCATTCTCTTCAGTGAGTAAGTCGTTTGAAAGTATGTTTTTCTATCCGTTTGTCTTTTTCCTTATAGCGGGTGTGAATGGTTCATTTTTAACGGGAGACTTATTTAACTTATTTGTTTGTTTTGAAGTAATGCTATTATCCTCTTATGTACTTATTACACTTGGTGGACGAAAAGTTCAGCTTGTTGAGTCTATTAAATATGTGTCTATTAATGTGTTATCTTCGTGGTTTTTCCTTGTAGCGATTGCGTATTTATATGGCACGGTTGGAACACTGAATATGGCGCACTTATCGGTACGTGTTGCGGAAGTGGGACAGGGCCCATTATTGACAGTGATTAGCATTATCTTTTTAATCGTTTTTAGTTTGAAGGCAGGTTTATTACTGTATTTCTGGCTACCTGGTTCTTATAGCGCACCGCCTACTGTCATTGCAGCTTTGTTCGGTGCATTGCTGACAAAGGTTGGTATCTATGCGATGTTCCGCGTGTTTACGCTTATTTTTTATCATGAGCCTGGGATTACCCATACGTTGATTGGTGTGATGGCGGCTGTGACGCTGATTGGTGGTAGTATTGGCGCCATCGCTCATAATGATGTGCGGCAAATTGTTTCTTACAATGTGGTTATTGCTGTTGGATTTATCCTTGTAGGTCTTGCTATTTCAACGGAAGTTGCTATTCAAGGATCGATTTATTATTTAATTCATGACATGATTATTAAGGCGCTATTGTTCTTGATTGCAGGAACGATGATTTATTTGACAGGGACGGCAAGAATCGAGCAGATGAGTGGGCTCATTCGTAACTATCCGATTTTAGGGTGGCTATTTTTCATCACGATGCTGTCGCTTGCGGGGATTCCACCACTAAGTGGGTTTATCGGTAAAGTGTATATTGGTCAAGGAGCAATTGAAGCCGGATCGTTTGTGCTGCTAGCCATTGCGTTCATATCTAGTATTTTTGTCTTGTACTCGCTATTAAGAATCTTTATGAACTGTTTTTGGGGAGAGACAATTATTAACGAGGATGATGATGTGCCGCTGAAAAAAGGGATACTCATTCCATGTGTTGTGCTCGGTATATTGACGATTGCGCTCGGACTAGGGGCAGAGGGAATTGCTGTGTATGTCAGTGACGCTGCTCATACGCTGATGAATCCAGAAATCTATATTGAGGCAGTTCTCCAGGATTAA
- a CDS encoding universal stress protein: protein MGKVKGRMDESILVCVYYGPNGERLIRRGHKMATIMDCPLYILTVDPLPYDEFDAEKSDYIERWQELAEELEVEEFIIRDNEKRPSAKVIKEVAHQHNITQIIIGQTAQSRWEEITKGSFMNVLLREIAFVDFHVVSVDRAIKEEIDGMFEKGVRAYLMEDDDGFRVCFTLSKEARFEGIFFKEIGTDFNNGLFKFMSNNKMCQVHITDDQVTDPSLFTCKVEK from the coding sequence ATGGGCAAAGTAAAAGGTCGTATGGACGAGAGCATTCTCGTTTGTGTCTACTACGGTCCAAATGGTGAACGTCTCATTAGACGCGGACATAAAATGGCAACAATCATGGATTGTCCACTGTATATTTTAACGGTTGACCCGCTTCCATATGATGAATTTGATGCGGAAAAATCTGATTACATCGAGCGTTGGCAGGAGCTTGCCGAAGAGCTTGAAGTTGAAGAATTCATTATTCGTGATAATGAAAAACGTCCTTCTGCCAAAGTCATTAAGGAAGTAGCGCATCAACACAACATTACTCAAATCATTATTGGGCAGACTGCACAAAGTCGGTGGGAAGAAATCACAAAAGGTTCGTTCATGAACGTTCTGTTACGCGAAATCGCATTTGTAGATTTCCACGTCGTCTCTGTCGATCGTGCTATCAAGGAAGAAATTGATGGCATGTTTGAAAAAGGAGTGCGCGCTTACTTAATGGAGGACGACGACGGCTTCCGCGTCTGTTTCACACTATCAAAAGAAGCTCGTTTTGAGGGTATCTTCTTTAAGGAAATCGGAACGGATTTCAATAATGGGCTATTCAAATTTATGAGCAACAACAAAATGTGCCAAGTGCATATTACAGATGATCAAGTGACCGATCCTTCACTGTTTACCTGTAAGGTTGAGAAATAA
- a CDS encoding YceI family protein: protein MTKWIVDASHTSIGFTVKHMMVSKVKGSFGAVEGALEGNPEDLTGAKIDFKIDASSISTNSEDRDNHLRSGDFFDTETYPSITFVSTDIAKKGGNEYDITGDMTIKDVTKKVTFEATYEGTGKNPWGVDVAAFEVDGKVSRKEFGLTWNQTLEAGGVLVGDDIKISIDLQVNPAQ from the coding sequence ATGACAAAATGGATAGTAGACGCATCACACACGAGTATTGGTTTCACAGTAAAGCATATGATGGTTTCAAAAGTAAAAGGTAGCTTCGGAGCTGTTGAAGGAGCGCTTGAAGGTAATCCTGAAGATTTAACAGGTGCAAAAATCGATTTCAAAATCGACGCTTCATCTATCAGTACAAACAGTGAGGACCGAGACAACCACCTTCGTTCAGGAGATTTCTTTGATACAGAAACGTACCCAAGCATCACATTCGTTTCAACAGATATCGCGAAAAAAGGCGGCAACGAGTACGATATCACAGGTGATATGACAATCAAAGATGTAACGAAAAAAGTTACGTTTGAAGCTACTTACGAAGGTACAGGGAAAAATCCTTGGGGCGTTGATGTTGCAGCTTTCGAAGTTGATGGAAAAGTTTCAAGAAAAGAATTCGGTCTTACATGGAACCAAACACTTGAAGCAGGTGGCGTTCTTGTAGGAGACGACATTAAAATTTCAATCGACCTACAAGTAAACCCAGCTCAATAA
- the murB gene encoding UDP-N-acetylmuramate dehydrogenase yields the protein MSKHQWFEELQNEMTQGTLLVDELLCKYTMTKLGGTADLLVIPTTIEETAATVRYAYEREIPLLLLGNGSNMVVRDGGVRGIVLHLAKLNAIQIEGTHVHAEAGALIIDVSKRTAASSLTGIEFACGIPGSIGGAMAMNAGAYGGEIKDIIVQATVLTKSGQQLVLSKEELELGYRQSIIAKEGYYVLSADFQLAVGEQEVIDAKVADLTFQRESKQPLEYPSAGSVFKRPPGYFAGKLIQDCGLQGKGIGGAEVSLKHAGFIINKNNATASDYIQTIDMVKAEVKKKFDVDLELEVKIIGEE from the coding sequence ATGTCGAAGCATCAATGGTTTGAGGAGTTACAAAATGAAATGACACAAGGTACATTACTCGTAGATGAATTGCTTTGTAAATATACGATGACAAAACTAGGAGGCACGGCAGACCTGCTAGTCATTCCTACAACAATTGAAGAAACTGCCGCAACGGTGCGCTATGCCTACGAACGTGAAATTCCATTATTGTTACTAGGTAATGGGTCCAATATGGTTGTGAGAGATGGCGGTGTCAGAGGGATTGTTCTGCATTTGGCGAAGCTCAATGCAATTCAGATTGAAGGAACGCACGTCCATGCAGAAGCGGGTGCACTCATTATTGACGTGTCTAAGCGCACTGCAGCATCGAGTTTGACAGGTATTGAGTTTGCCTGCGGTATCCCAGGTTCTATAGGGGGGGCTATGGCGATGAATGCTGGCGCATACGGTGGAGAAATTAAAGATATTATTGTGCAAGCAACGGTGTTAACGAAGTCTGGACAGCAGCTGGTTTTGTCAAAAGAGGAATTAGAGCTCGGGTATCGTCAAAGTATTATCGCCAAAGAAGGCTATTATGTACTTTCCGCTGATTTCCAATTAGCAGTAGGAGAACAAGAGGTTATTGATGCCAAAGTGGCTGATTTAACATTTCAGCGTGAGTCAAAGCAGCCGCTTGAATATCCATCAGCTGGAAGTGTCTTTAAACGACCACCAGGCTATTTTGCAGGGAAACTGATCCAAGACTGTGGTCTGCAAGGAAAAGGGATTGGCGGTGCTGAGGTGTCATTGAAGCACGCTGGTTTCATTATTAATAAAAACAATGCGACGGCTTCTGATTACATTCAAACGATTGATATGGTGAAAGCAGAAGTGAAAAAGAAGTTTGATGTGGATTTGGAGCTTGAAGTGAAAATTATTGGTGAAGAATAA
- a CDS encoding Na(+)/H(+) antiporter subunit B, whose protein sequence is MKINDVILETVTRIVVFIILTFGVELFLSGHNNPGGGFIGGLVLSSAFVLLYLVYDIETVQQGIPFDYKKIAAFGVLLAVGTGVAAAVFGVQFLTQTASHFNLPVFGDTELSTVILFEAGVALTVVGVVVTIILSISEDV, encoded by the coding sequence TTGAAGATCAATGATGTCATTTTAGAAACAGTGACAAGGATTGTTGTATTCATCATTTTGACGTTCGGAGTGGAGCTGTTCTTATCAGGGCATAACAATCCCGGAGGCGGTTTCATCGGTGGACTCGTCCTTTCTTCTGCGTTTGTCTTGCTTTATTTAGTCTATGATATCGAAACGGTTCAACAAGGGATTCCGTTTGACTATAAGAAAATTGCTGCGTTCGGTGTATTGTTAGCAGTTGGTACGGGCGTAGCGGCGGCGGTGTTCGGCGTACAGTTTTTGACGCAGACGGCCAGTCATTTTAATTTACCGGTGTTTGGAGATACGGAGCTGTCCACGGTTATTTTGTTTGAAGCAGGGGTGGCGCTAACAGTTGTTGGTGTTGTCGTAACGATTATTTTAAGTATTAGTGAGGATGTGTAG
- a CDS encoding Na(+)/H(+) antiporter subunit C, with protein METLITILVGVLVTVAVYLLLSRNLVRVILGTAILSHAVHLLLMTMGGLKKGSVPIIGEEAGNYTDALPQALILTAIVISFAVTAFLLVLAYRTYKETGSDDLSVLRGTEDE; from the coding sequence ATGGAAACGTTAATAACGATACTTGTTGGTGTTCTAGTTACCGTTGCGGTCTATTTGCTGCTGTCCCGTAATTTGGTTCGGGTGATTTTGGGAACTGCCATCCTATCTCATGCGGTACACTTACTATTGATGACGATGGGCGGGTTGAAGAAGGGCAGTGTTCCGATAATCGGGGAAGAGGCAGGGAATTATACGGATGCTTTACCACAGGCCTTAATTCTGACGGCGATTGTTATTAGTTTTGCGGTTACAGCATTTCTACTTGTTCTCGCTTATCGTACATACAAGGAAACTGGGTCAGATGATCTCAGTGTATTGAGAGGTACCGAAGATGAATAA
- a CDS encoding Na+/H+ antiporter subunit G, producing the protein MSVNEIGEFIGALLILTGGIASVISVFGLIRLPDVYTRSHAATKSSTLAVLLTLSGTFLYFWFSEQFISVRVLLGIVFVFLTAPVAGHLIIRAAYRSKVKLADISVEDALYEVLHKEEVEEDETGR; encoded by the coding sequence TTGAGCGTAAACGAGATCGGTGAATTTATAGGTGCACTGCTTATTTTGACAGGCGGGATTGCGAGTGTCATTAGTGTATTTGGATTGATTCGTCTACCTGATGTGTATACGAGATCCCATGCAGCAACGAAAAGCTCGACACTGGCTGTGTTGTTGACGTTATCTGGAACCTTTTTGTATTTTTGGTTTAGTGAGCAGTTCATTAGTGTCCGTGTATTACTCGGGATTGTATTCGTATTTTTGACGGCTCCCGTTGCGGGGCATTTGATTATCCGAGCGGCGTATCGATCGAAAGTTAAACTAGCGGATATTTCTGTGGAGGACGCATTGTATGAAGTGCTGCATAAGGAAGAAGTGGAAGAGGACGAGACTGGCCGATGA
- a CDS encoding tRNA U-34 5-methylaminomethyl-2-thiouridine biosynthesis protein, which yields MSKNLIFLIAGTVFAWLVIRLITKDFESGYLITIIIGVFLGYQIGKKEPGNN from the coding sequence ATGTCTAAAAACTTGATTTTTTTAATTGCCGGGACTGTTTTTGCTTGGTTAGTCATTCGTTTAATTACTAAGGATTTCGAGTCGGGATACTTAATAACCATAATTATTGGTGTTTTTCTGGGCTATCAAATCGGTAAAAAGGAGCCAGGCAATAATTAA
- a CDS encoding Na+/H+ antiporter subunit A — protein sequence MLTITIAILIPFLAAILVPFIYKRVPSRNVGWFVLLVPLALFIVLARFIPAVSSGETYIHTIKWIDSAGINFTTYLDGLSMIFGLLITGVGSLVILYSIYYLSEREALGRFYVYLLMFMGSMLGVIFSDNLMVLYVFWELTSISSFLLIAFWYHRKKSRYGAQKSMLITVSGGVAMLAGFIMLHTLTGSFSVREIISTIGQYTGESLFLLAMLLVLLGAFTKSAQFPFHIWLPDAMEAPTPVSAYLHSATMVKAGIYLVARFTPVFGGEAIWFYTVSCVGIFTLFWGSFNAVRQTDLKALLAYSTISQLGLIMSLFGLGSAALNEGYSADSVIYTQATFAALFHLINHSTFKGALFMVVGIVDHELGTRDIRRLGGLMSFMPVTFTIALIGSFSMAGLPPFNGFLSKEMFFESMLNVRNLDIFAMGTWGTLFPVVAWIASVLTFVYSMIIVFKTFLGQHQPARLDRVPHEAPVGMLIAPSILAVFVIGIFFFPNVIGNYILRPAMAAIYPPFEGAEGLVPYIVAWHGFNYMPLLLTIGVVIVGGGLYLFLRYWRSVYEIAPFSWTLDRLYNGILVQAEKGSSHLTRFYMTGYLRDYLVYIFAFFILAVGGSMFVTGTYLFDLSGDAPITINEYIFVFVMMGAGIAIIFAKSRMTAIILNGVLGYSIAIFFVVFRAPDLALTQIIVETVTTALFLLCFRFLPEWKKEKTAPSTKVINAIIAISVGTIVTILALTVQGNKMFESISVYFEDAYELAGGKNIVNTILGDFRAFDTMLEVVVLFIAGIGVYTLIKLKARKGEKDVEDQ from the coding sequence ATTTTGACAATAACGATAGCAATTTTAATTCCATTTTTGGCAGCCATCCTCGTTCCATTTATTTATAAGAGGGTGCCAAGTCGAAATGTTGGGTGGTTTGTCCTGCTCGTTCCCCTTGCATTATTCATCGTGCTTGCTCGTTTTATTCCTGCGGTTTCCAGTGGTGAAACATATATACATACAATTAAGTGGATTGATTCTGCTGGCATTAATTTCACAACTTATCTTGATGGCCTAAGTATGATTTTTGGACTACTTATTACGGGAGTGGGAAGTCTTGTTATCCTTTACTCTATATATTATTTATCAGAACGAGAAGCGTTAGGGCGCTTTTATGTGTATCTTCTCATGTTCATGGGTTCGATGCTTGGGGTTATCTTTTCGGATAACTTAATGGTGCTGTACGTCTTTTGGGAATTGACAAGCATTTCGTCCTTCCTACTAATCGCGTTTTGGTACCACCGGAAAAAATCGCGTTATGGAGCCCAAAAGTCGATGCTGATCACGGTGTCGGGCGGGGTTGCCATGCTTGCTGGTTTTATCATGTTGCATACGCTGACGGGCTCGTTTAGTGTACGTGAGATTATCTCAACGATTGGCCAGTATACCGGCGAAAGCCTGTTCTTGCTAGCTATGCTCCTCGTACTGCTAGGTGCATTTACGAAATCCGCGCAGTTCCCATTCCATATTTGGTTACCGGATGCCATGGAAGCACCAACTCCAGTGAGTGCGTATTTGCACTCTGCGACAATGGTTAAGGCAGGAATTTACCTCGTTGCACGTTTTACACCTGTATTCGGCGGAGAAGCGATTTGGTTTTACACGGTTAGTTGTGTTGGTATTTTTACATTGTTCTGGGGTTCGTTCAATGCTGTACGGCAAACAGATTTGAAGGCGCTGCTTGCTTATTCGACAATTAGTCAATTGGGTTTGATCATGAGTCTCTTTGGTCTCGGCTCTGCCGCACTCAACGAAGGCTATAGTGCGGATTCCGTTATTTATACGCAGGCGACGTTTGCTGCGTTGTTCCACCTTATTAACCATTCTACCTTTAAGGGTGCATTATTTATGGTGGTCGGGATTGTCGACCATGAATTGGGGACACGAGATATTCGGAGACTCGGTGGATTGATGTCCTTCATGCCTGTCACGTTTACTATTGCCCTTATTGGAAGCTTTTCGATGGCTGGTTTACCGCCATTCAACGGTTTTTTGAGTAAGGAAATGTTTTTTGAATCGATGCTAAATGTGCGAAATCTTGATATTTTTGCTATGGGGACGTGGGGAACTTTATTCCCTGTCGTAGCGTGGATTGCGAGTGTATTGACGTTTGTGTATAGCATGATTATTGTATTCAAGACCTTCCTTGGTCAGCATCAGCCAGCTCGGTTGGATAGAGTGCCGCATGAAGCGCCTGTAGGTATGCTGATTGCACCGTCTATTCTTGCTGTATTTGTTATTGGGATTTTCTTTTTCCCTAATGTCATTGGTAATTATATATTACGCCCTGCAATGGCGGCGATCTATCCACCATTCGAAGGCGCAGAAGGCTTAGTTCCGTACATAGTTGCTTGGCATGGATTTAATTATATGCCTCTACTACTGACAATTGGTGTTGTCATTGTAGGGGGAGGGCTCTATTTATTCCTCCGTTATTGGCGAAGTGTTTATGAGATTGCACCATTTAGTTGGACGCTCGATAGGCTGTACAATGGGATTTTAGTACAAGCAGAAAAAGGTTCGTCTCATCTCACACGCTTTTATATGACTGGTTATTTACGGGACTATCTCGTTTATATTTTCGCGTTCTTCATCTTAGCTGTTGGGGGTAGCATGTTTGTGACGGGTACTTATTTATTTGACTTGTCTGGCGATGCCCCCATTACGATTAATGAGTACATTTTTGTATTTGTGATGATGGGAGCCGGAATTGCAATTATCTTCGCGAAATCTCGCATGACTGCAATTATCTTAAATGGAGTTCTTGGCTATTCCATCGCAATTTTCTTTGTTGTGTTTCGCGCACCAGACTTGGCCTTGACACAAATTATTGTTGAAACGGTTACGACGGCATTGTTTCTTCTTTGTTTCCGATTTTTACCGGAGTGGAAGAAAGAGAAAACAGCCCCATCTACAAAGGTCATCAACGCAATTATTGCTATTTCAGTAGGGACGATTGTCACAATACTTGCCTTAACTGTGCAAGGTAACAAAATGTTTGAATCGATTTCCGTCTACTTTGAAGATGCCTATGAGCTTGCAGGCGGAAAAAACATCGTCAATACGATATTAGGTGATTTCCGTGCATTCGATACCATGCTTGAGGTTGTAGTGCTTTTCATCGCTGGAATCGGTGTATATACGCTGATTAAATTGAAGGCGAGGAAGGGGGAGAAGGACGTTGAAGATCAATGA
- a CDS encoding Rrf2 family transcriptional regulator — MRLTMYTDFSLRVLIYLGTKGFGEKATVQEISDRYGISKNHLTKVAHELGKMGLIETIRGRGGGIRLKVAPELISVGELVRKTEDDFQIVECFNSESNSCILSPACRLKDALREALVAYFAVLDGYTLADFIVNKDELNEILFGRSL, encoded by the coding sequence ATGCGTTTAACAATGTATACAGATTTTTCCTTGCGTGTTCTAATATATCTTGGGACAAAGGGATTTGGAGAAAAAGCGACAGTGCAGGAAATTTCAGATAGATATGGTATTTCCAAAAATCATTTAACAAAAGTAGCTCATGAGCTTGGAAAAATGGGATTGATTGAGACGATTCGGGGACGTGGTGGTGGAATTCGTCTGAAAGTTGCGCCTGAACTAATTAGTGTCGGAGAGCTTGTTAGAAAGACGGAGGATGACTTCCAAATCGTGGAGTGCTTTAACTCGGAGTCGAATAGTTGTATACTATCTCCGGCGTGTCGCTTGAAGGATGCACTACGTGAAGCGCTTGTTGCCTATTTTGCAGTACTGGATGGTTACACGCTTGCCGATTTCATTGTCAATAAAGATGAGTTGAACGAGATATTATTTGGTCGGTCTTTGTGA
- a CDS encoding Na(+)/H(+) antiporter subunit F1 codes for MIETMLTIALVLFSTTIAIAVIRIILGPSMPDRVIALDMIGVNLIATIAVVSIMLKTKAFLEVILILGILSFIGTIAFSKFIERGVIVERKRDR; via the coding sequence ATGATTGAAACAATGCTAACGATTGCACTTGTGTTATTCTCTACCACGATCGCGATTGCTGTCATTCGAATTATCCTGGGTCCATCCATGCCTGATCGTGTCATTGCACTCGACATGATTGGTGTGAATTTGATTGCGACGATTGCAGTTGTGTCTATTATGCTGAAAACGAAAGCTTTCCTCGAAGTTATTTTGATATTGGGGATTTTGTCGTTTATCGGGACGATTGCCTTCTCCAAATTTATTGAGAGGGGGGTTATCGTTGAGCGTAAACGAGATCGGTGA
- a CDS encoding Na+/H+ antiporter subunit E produces MPAQLLLNLFIAFLWMTLMDEDELRFTTFFAGFLVGIGIIFFMHRFFGTQFYLRRLYATIKLLFIFISELTQSSIIVLKQILSPRLKIKPGIFKYETVLKSDVEVTMLSLLLTLTPGSVVMEVSPEGNVLYIHAMDVEQSKDALLTQLGNFEKAIMEVTR; encoded by the coding sequence ATGCCAGCCCAGTTACTATTGAACTTATTCATCGCATTTCTATGGATGACGCTGATGGATGAAGACGAACTACGATTTACGACTTTCTTTGCCGGTTTCCTAGTTGGAATTGGCATCATCTTTTTCATGCATCGCTTTTTTGGAACGCAATTTTATTTGCGCAGGCTATATGCGACAATTAAATTGCTGTTCATTTTCATATCGGAGTTGACACAGTCAAGTATTATCGTGTTAAAACAGATCTTAAGTCCGAGGCTGAAAATAAAGCCAGGGATATTTAAATATGAGACAGTGCTGAAAAGTGATGTGGAAGTGACAATGCTTTCTTTGTTGTTAACGTTGACACCGGGATCGGTTGTGATGGAAGTATCACCAGAAGGCAATGTGCTCTACATTCATGCGATGGACGTAGAGCAGTCGAAGGATGCGTTATTAACTCAGTTAGGCAATTTTGAAAAGGCGATTATGGAGGTGACCCGCTGA
- a CDS encoding DsbA family oxidoreductase: MKIEIWSDYVCPFCYIGKRRFEEALKETGLGENAEVIFKAFELDPNSPATSESTMQEVLAGKYGTSVEEAKKMTDNVVVQAKTVGLNYDYDKIKPANTFNAHRLAKLAEQQGLGAQTSERFLKAYFIDAEKIGTEDVLLRLAEEVGISRDRAQQVLDSDEFAADVKADIAEAGQIGVQGVPFFVINRKYAISGAQPAEAFAEALRKVAEEEGIQPSLKVLGADGEGLCTDDGCSI; encoded by the coding sequence ATGAAAATTGAAATTTGGTCGGATTATGTATGTCCGTTTTGTTATATTGGCAAGCGGAGATTTGAAGAGGCGTTGAAGGAAACAGGTCTAGGGGAAAATGCAGAGGTTATTTTCAAGGCGTTTGAGTTGGATCCGAACTCGCCGGCCACATCAGAAAGCACAATGCAGGAAGTACTTGCAGGGAAATACGGAACAAGTGTGGAAGAAGCGAAGAAGATGACGGATAATGTAGTGGTTCAAGCGAAAACAGTTGGATTGAACTACGATTACGACAAAATAAAGCCAGCTAACACATTTAATGCACACCGCCTTGCGAAACTTGCTGAGCAACAAGGCCTTGGAGCACAAACATCAGAACGATTTCTGAAAGCGTATTTCATTGATGCCGAGAAAATCGGTACAGAGGATGTCTTACTTCGACTTGCAGAGGAAGTAGGGATTTCCCGTGACCGGGCGCAGCAAGTGCTCGATTCTGACGAGTTTGCGGCAGATGTGAAGGCGGATATTGCAGAAGCCGGGCAAATTGGCGTGCAAGGCGTACCATTTTTCGTCATTAACCGTAAATATGCCATTTCAGGCGCACAACCTGCAGAAGCATTTGCAGAGGCGCTTCGCAAAGTAGCGGAAGAAGAAGGCATTCAACCAAGCCTTAAAGTGTTGGGCGCTGATGGAGAAGGTCTATGCACGGATGATGGCTGCAGTATTTAA
- a CDS encoding manganese-dependent inorganic pyrophosphatase has product MGKVLVFGHKNPDTDSITAAISYAYLKQQLGMDAEAVRLGVVTNETAYALDYFGFEAPRLIDKAAPDAAQVILVDHNEKQQSVDDLDDVQVIEVVDHHRIANFATSDPLYYRAEPVGCTATILNKLYKENGVAIPKEIAGLMLSAIISDSLLFKSPTFTEEDRVAANELTAIAGVDAQEYGLAMLKAGADLSDKTLEDLIEMDAKEFSFGDVKIEIAQVNAIDINDVMDRQAELEELLNGVIAKKELDLFLFVVTDILNNDSVVLALGKEAARASAAFNVELVNNTATLQGVVSRKKQIVPVLTDALK; this is encoded by the coding sequence ATGGGAAAAGTTTTAGTGTTTGGACATAAAAACCCTGATACGGATTCAATTACTGCAGCAATCAGTTATGCATATTTGAAGCAGCAGTTGGGAATGGATGCAGAGGCTGTTCGTCTTGGTGTAGTGACGAATGAGACGGCGTATGCGCTGGATTATTTCGGTTTTGAAGCACCACGTTTGATTGACAAGGCAGCGCCAGATGCTGCACAGGTGATTCTTGTTGACCATAATGAAAAACAACAAAGTGTGGACGATTTGGATGATGTGCAGGTGATTGAAGTTGTTGACCACCATCGCATTGCTAACTTTGCAACGAGTGATCCGCTGTATTACCGTGCAGAGCCAGTCGGCTGTACAGCAACAATTTTGAATAAGTTGTATAAGGAAAATGGTGTAGCTATTCCGAAAGAGATTGCTGGACTAATGCTATCCGCCATTATTTCGGATTCGTTGCTATTTAAATCGCCAACATTTACAGAAGAAGACCGTGTAGCAGCTAACGAATTGACCGCGATTGCTGGTGTAGATGCGCAGGAATATGGACTAGCTATGTTGAAGGCTGGTGCAGATTTAAGCGATAAAACGCTTGAAGACCTGATTGAAATGGATGCAAAAGAATTTTCGTTTGGCGATGTGAAAATTGAAATTGCGCAAGTGAATGCCATTGATATTAATGATGTTATGGACCGTCAGGCTGAATTGGAAGAGCTGTTGAATGGCGTGATTGCGAAGAAAGAGCTCGATTTATTCTTATTCGTTGTGACGGACATTTTGAATAATGATTCGGTTGTTTTGGCACTTGGTAAAGAGGCTGCGCGAGCAAGCGCTGCATTCAATGTCGAGCTGGTCAATAATACGGCAACGTTGCAAGGCGTCGTTTCACGCAAGAAACAGATTGTACCAGTATTGACAGATGCATTGAAATGA